The Hordeum vulgare subsp. vulgare chromosome 4H, MorexV3_pseudomolecules_assembly, whole genome shotgun sequence genomic interval ATATTCCGCGCTGCTGCAAGGCACTACAGTCCAAAAGCTCAAGTGGTTAGCCAAAGACGAAGATGATTGTTACTCCTTCAGTTCTAAATTTTAGTAGAGTAAAACTTTCTAATGTATTGTATTATGGCTTTATTACATTCATTGAAAGGAGATAAAATGAGAAATCTTCGCAACTTCTCCTAGTTTTCCTTTGTGAATTCCCGTCAGAAATCAATGAAATAGGATTTCAATGAGAAAATTAGGAGAAGAAAAGCAACCGAACTGAACATGGCGCCTTTGGGATAGGCTATTTGATAGCAGAGTTTTGTTCTGAAGCAAAGATATCCTCGGAGGCTGTTTCGTTCGTTCTATTTTGATATTCAGGACCAAGAAGTACTCGATTCTCTTTCACATAGACCCGATTATCTGGATCACcttcttttgtgtttttttgctGCTGTAATATGATTTGCCGCTTCGCTCGTCTATGGGCCGGCCCACCAGGTGGTATAGTGAGCACCACTACGCTTTCGCGGTGCTCCTAGGAAACATTGTTCTCTCTTCTCAATAAAAAGGGGAAACATTATTCTCGCAATGTTCAATAGGGATTGCCATCTACATTCTAAGTCGTTGGTCCATGGAAATATAGTTGAGATTCGCATCAATCTTTAATGGCCGAAGCTAGGACCCAAGCACCTAGGGCCTTGGCCTGGGGCCTGGAAATATTTTGTAGACCAATATACATAGGTATATTTATTGGGTCCTAGGTGTAAAGAATAGGGGAATATGCTATTTGACGCATTCTGCGTCAAAGTGTCGACCGGACGCACACCCTCGACTACTTTCCCGGCGGGCACTGTTTCTCGAACGCGttccctttcctcctcttcccctGGTTCTCGTTTGtgttccccttcctcctcctcccctgtCAGTGTTCCCCTTCCTCCTCTACCCCTGTTTCTCGTTCGTCTGCACGCACGCATTCTTTGGTTCGCCTCACCGCATGCGTTCCTCATGGATCCCGCTCCTCGTTCGGCTGCCTCTTTGTTGCGGGGTGCGACGTTCCTCGTTCGCCTTCTTTCTTTCTCGCGGGATCCTGCTCCGGCAAGAGATTGTCGGACTCGTAAGCAGTCGTCGGGCCTCTCTCCTCCATATTGATCCGCGACAAGGCATCAGATCTTGTTGACGTGATAGCGTTGGTTGATTATTAGCAGGTGTCCTGTGTGTTCGGCTTTGGCCGTGTTCGGTTttgtcgagctcgccgtcgtccaGGGTTCCATCAAGCTTCGTCAACGTCGGCACCTACAAGGTAACACACCGTTTTGTTCCTTCATTTTTGTATGGTCCACTGTTTCTAGGGTTTCGTCAAGTTTCTCTCCACTGTTTTCTAGGATTATGTCCACTGTTTCTTGGGTTCTGTCCACTGTTTAGCATTGGTCTGCTGTTTCTAGGGTTTGTAGGAGGCCTTGGTTGTAGTGGTGGAGaaatttttatattatttttagatgaCTTGCTTGGATGATTCTAATATTTAGGGTATGATTCAACATGATGATGATACGGGGTTGTGTATTAATGCGTTTGAGCTTGCTATTTTTGTTAGTTTCGATGGTGATCATAGGGGTTTTGTGTAGCTTGTTGCAGAAATATTCCTCTGTTTTTTTATATGTTATGTTAGTTTTCTGACTTTTGTAGCAGCTTCATGGAGTAGTTCTGAATACTTTTTAGCATGCATTTTGTCGAGAAGCACGCACGTGTGAACATGTAACCAACACCAGATTTCCATTGGAACTTAGAAAAATATGAATAATACCTTGGTTGCAGCTAagagtgttctggtgctctaggaAATTTGTTCTGCTATTCTAGGAAATTTTTCATGCTTTCATGTGTGAATAACGCAACTATTAGTGTTCTAGTTGATGACCTGATTTTCTATGTTAATACTCCAAGGCCAATACAAAGAAAAATTCATATTGCATCTATTTACAGTTTCTCATTGTCATGTTTTCATGTGTGAATAACACAACTATTAGTGTTACTATTTACAACTATTGTTCTCTGTGAATTATTCCTTCTTTCATCAGCTAACTTTTTTTCATTATTATACACCTATCATTCAACTATCAAAATGCCTAGACTTCACAAATATCCTGTTGCTGCTATTAAGCATATGTTCTCTAGCATTAGGTGGCATAAGGAAGTGTGCAATTTAATTGATAACCAAAagtcatatgtttccaagtatgaTCTCGACAATCTCCTAAATATTCATCCTCATCTGATGGTTCGACTTCCAATTATGCAATGGATTGCAGACTACTTAAAATGCAATTGAACTGGAGTTTTCAGAAAGGGTAAAATTATAATTCATCTCAAATGGGAGATGATAAATCAGGTTTTTAGTATTTGTTCTCGTTCTATGCCTTTCCCGGTGGACAAGacagatgaagaagttgatgctaGAGCATTACAACTTCGGACTCAGTATCTTGGTGCTCGTTACACGATATTAttacctgaataaagttcctatttTCTTTTTAATAATGATCGCCAAATAAATTGTTCCAATAAtattacccccccccccaataATGTTCCTTGATTAATGTTAGTTTAATAATGTCCCAAAAATAAATGTTCCATTATGTTTTATTCCCCCAAAAATGTTTCTTGAATATACTTCCTCTAATAATATTCCCGAAAAAATGTTCCCTCCATAATGTTCCCAAAAGAAATGTTTAATTAATTATGTTCCCTAAAGAACTTTTCAAAATGAGGGAACTTTATTCAGGTAATATTTTTTTGGGGAACAAtattgaactaacatgttttagggAATATTTCTTACGATAAATATTATTTGGGTAATAATATTACCTGAATAATGTTCCTAGTTCTTTTTAATTATGATCCTGAGATAAATTGTTCCAATAATATTGTTACCACAATAATGTTCCTTTATCAGTTTAATAATGCTCCCAAAATATATTTTCCACTATGTTTTGTTCCCCCAAAAATGTTTCTTGAATATTGTTCTTCTCATAATGTTCCCCAATTAATGTTCCCTCTTTAATGTTCCCTAAAGAAATGTTCACTTAATTATGTTCCCTTAACAActttaaaatatatataaggtTGACTTTGAAAGAGTGTTTAAAATGATCATTTTTTAACAATCTTGCAAGACCTTTTTTTTAAATGTTCAGCATTTGTTAAGGAATGCCAATGGATGTTTATTTAGGGAACATTATTCAGTAAATGCTATTTGGTTAACAATACTTATCTAATATTTTTAGGGATCATTAATTAGGGTAAATATTCTTTGGGGGAATATTATTATCTGAATAATGTTCCTATTTCTTTTAATAAAAATACCCAAATAAATGTTCCATTAATATTGTTCTCCTAGTATTGTTCCTTGAATAATGTTAGTTTAATAATGTTCCCTACAAATGTTCGCTCTTTAATTTTCCTTGAGTGACTGAAACTACCCTCTTTAGTTTTCCCTAAAGAAATGTTCACTTAATGTTGTTCTTTGAagaacttataaaataagagggAAAATTATTCACGGATTTTTTTGAGGAAAAAATATTGAACTAAAAATTTTAGGGACATTTCTTAAGATAAATAATATTTGGGTAATATTATTACCTGAATAATGTTACTATTTAACTTTTAATAATGATTACCAAATAAATTGTTCCAATAATATTGTTCCCCCTATAATTTACCTTGATTAATGTTAGTTTAATaatttttcatcatgttttattcCCCAAAATTATTTCTTGAATATTTTTCCTATAATAACGTTCCCCAAATAATGTTACCTCTTTAATGTTCCCTAAAGAAATGTTCACTTAATTATGTTCCctgatttttaaaaaatatatatgttgTCCATTTGGAAAGAATATTTAAATTGTTTACTTAATGTTTGTTAACAATCTTGCAAGAGGGAACAATATTCAAGATTTTtttaagggaatattaaattttcaTTTAGTGTTCATATAATTATTTGTCATTTTTTACAACTTTTAAAATATATATGAACAATTTTTGCGAGAATGTATATTCCAAGAAAATTATTTAGGGAACATTATTAAACACACGTTATTAAATGAAAATTCTTTAGGGAACATTATTAAATGAACATTTTTAAGGGAACATTATGGGTGAAACTTTAGAAATGGAAGATTATTGGGGGAACAATATAGGGGGAACATTATTAGATGACGAAGAAGAGAAACATAGACGCCTTCTATTTTACTTATTAAATTTACTTGGATTACTTCTACACTTCCTAGAATGTATTTTGAaataaggaacatttttaaaggaATAATTTCTATTTCTCCGACCTAAAATTTTTATATGAACACTTTCATTTTACTTTAGGAAAGATTTCTTTTTGGATAAATGAGGAACAATGTTTTTCCAAGAATGTTTTCTCGGTTTTCATCCAAATGAGGAACAATTTGTAGTTCTTCCCAAGTTAACTCACATGTTTGTACACACACCATATTAATTTTATGATATATTTTACATGATTTGAACATAAAAATGTTTATACTATCAATTTGAATTGCCTTTTGATCGGTTTTTCATATGAACATTTTAGACCCTGTTCATGTGAAATATGCCTCGTTAAGCATGCTGTAGTGTAACATGTTTCACCTAAAGAATACAAATTAACAATAGTTTTTACAACTGTGTTTTAGTATTTTGAATGTTATTCTCAATGTTCATatttttttcatgattttttttacttttattgATGTTGCTCTTGTGCCATTTACCAACGAAAGGATCTTTCAGATTGAAGGAGTTTGGGTGGACCAGAAAACTATAACTCTATCATTTGGATAAACCCTTGGGTTGTTGGTTGTTTCTCAAAATTAAACAATAAAGACCACCCGAAGAAACAAAGAAAGGGCTCCTGCCAAACAGTGAATTAGTAGAGCACATAGTTAGCATTGATGTCATGGTCAGCCTACATTTTGAATTCTTTTGGCCAGTTTAGTTTCACTTCATCTATACTTTCCTTTTTTAACTATCAAACAATTTGTAGGAAACAAAAATGTAGGAGAAGCTAATGAACCCAATGTTAAATCATTCAGATCCTTGAAACAAACTAACCTTACAACCTTACAGGAAAGTATTGTTGGCTTCAGTTTATTGATTGCTTCCTTGGTAAGAAAAGTTATGACGTACAAAATTCTCTTATAGTTTTTTCTTTTTGAAAGAGGATGGAGTAATTCTTTGTTCGTCTCTACAATTACGTAGGTAAAAATGCATGTGTTCAAGGAAAAACTATGGGTTTTAATCACTGCTAACTTCAGAGCCAATTTTTTAGATATTATGAACCCATACTACAGTAGTAATACATTTCTACCAGCAATTGGTGCAGTTAGCTACAACTTCAAGACTTTTTTCACTGCTACATATGGAAATACTAGTTCTTTTAACATAGGAAATTTTGAATCAAGATTTGTACCAGCTCTCAAGGTTAATTTCATGCCCGTCTTCCACGgaattcttcctttatccttttatTACTGTTAAGAAACTTTTTTGTTCCATGCAACAAAAAAAGATTGAAATTACTTTATATTCACAATAATTCCCATACTGATTCTCCGACTATTATTTTTACGGGTATGACTCGGGAATATTCCTTCTTCACTATGTTAGCAAGTAAAAGGTGTCGCATCTATTGTAAGCGATATACACGTATTAACTTTTTTGAGACAATTTTCAACATATCAGGAATTAAAGTGCACCATTTTTAAAATACTAAAGGATGATATACAAGCTCTACGTCACAAGTTTCTTTTTGAGATCATAACTTCCATGGACAATGAAATCCAACTACCATTAGTAACTTCTTTCCTGTAGAGTCATGTAAGTTCCCTATTTACTGTATTGCAAGGACAGAAGAGGGATCTTACTTCCTTACAACCTGTTCTTTGGAAACTGAGTTCTATTTTTTGTCATTTTTGTCTGTTTCTACATGGTTTTCACATATTCAAATGAAGCTTCCAATACCAATCAATTTTTGTTCCACATATGAAGTCAACTTAGGAAACTTTGTGATCGGTTTGTTCATATGAAGCATGACTTTGTTAAGCATGCTGTAGCGTAACAGATTTTGGCCAAAAAATACAACTGATCAAATGTTTTTGCACCTGTTTTTAAGAATTTGAATGTGTATTTATCAATTAACATATTTTCTCTTGCTATTCTGAAGGGTCTCATTGCTGTGAATACTGTCAAGTTCAAGGGTAACTGCACTGCGACATCCAACTGAAAGGAATACCTCCATGCGGAAAATACCTCCTTTAATGATGGTTTTCTTTTCTCTTGCTTCTCGATTGATAGTTTCGTGCAATATCTTCAGCTGCAAAAAGAAGGTCTGAAACAACTTTCGGCAGTAGCAGAAACAACTTTCAGCAATTTTAGGAGAAGTTGTAAAGAATGACTAACAAATGATTGACTAGAAAATGTTTCCTTTAATGATACCATTGTGTTCTCCTTGTTGTAGCACTTTTTGTATTAACAGTGAAATCCCTTTCAGTTCAAATAGTGAAATTCCTTTAAGTAGAAATAGTAGTACATTTGGAACAGCTAAACAACTAAACATTTGAAACAACAGACATATCTGTAAGTTGAAACGACAGAACAACGAAAATCAGCAAGGAACGAAAACATCAAGAAACATCAAGGAACGGGTAGCGCTTGAAACAGCGGGACAGTTCAAACAATAGGACAATTCAAACAACGGCCTAGAAAAGCCCGCTAGGTGTCTGCTCTGTGCGAAGCTGCAACAATTGGACGCGGAATGCGCCCAATAGGAGCTCCCAAGAATAGGCATGCCCACACCCCACTAATTGCCATGGGCTGGTGGAGAGAGTAAGAGTGCTTTGATGTCCAAACTCCAAACGAAGTATTTGTCTCTTTGTGATGAACCAgctacatgatcgaaccccactaAAGAATAGGTCAGCCCTACATTATACACAATATATCCCGCGACAAGTGTGCTCAACCATATATCAATCTTGCTACATTCTGGCCATTTGTATAATATTCTCTATAGAGAAATCAAGTGATAAAGTTTCTACACTTTAATGAGATGTTTTTGTTAGCTGTATTTTTTCGCGAATATGAGAAGCTTGCATATCATTCTATTCATGGAAGAAAGAGAATTGAGTACAGTTTTCTGTTACTTGTAAGCGTTTAGATATTGTTATTTTTAGCCCAGGGCTTACTCGAATCCCGGGTCCGCCACTAACATATGTGTGTAATATTTTAAGAATCGATGATCAAAGTAGCACATCTGTAGGATCAAGAAAAATCTATAAAATGTACTACATCAAGTTAGAGTGATTAGATAGGTATCAAGTGCATGCGCGCAcgtcaaacaaaaaaagagagaaagagaggcaGTGATTGGAGACCTTTGAGATACGGTGGTTCAGAAAAATAAGCAGTGCAATGACAGGAAAACGAGACGTGGCAGACGGAGGTGTGGAGGATCGacaatgatgcatgcatgcatgcagtacACTAGCTGTTGGTTCAAACATAGCGTCTCCATGCTGTGTGGCCACTGCAGACCTTTTTATTCTTCATTTCACACGATCGATAGAGATCAGCTAAGCACCTACGTACGTACAGTTACTGATTCTGTGGATGAATCTGCATGCTGCTCATTTCACGCGTCAATCCTTCGTTATCAAATGTATTGCTAGCTTATCTTTTTCCTCCAATCCATGGAACATGCAAGTTGATTGACCATATATATTCATGCAAGTAGTGTCGAAGTCTGTGCGGTGCGGGCATTCTCATATATATTACCGGTCATGTTTATTCTAGTATTTCCTTGTAGTTTTGTATGGTCGATCAAGTGTTCACATGGATATATGTTTCCATGTCGGCAAGGGTTGCCTAGCTAGCAAGACACACATATGCACGTCGATCTCCATCAGTTCGGCTGAAAAGTTCTAGATATCTAGTTGTACATGTGATCGAGCGATGTACTAGGATATACTAATGTGGATGCATCCAAAACTTGCTCTCGCTGGCTGGTTGAATTTCCCATATATGTACAAACGTCGAGTCAGTTCGACTGCTACAACAAGGGATAATTTCAAGACTTTGGCCCTAACTAGAGAGTTGACAGCTTGAGATTCAAGAAAGGGAGATTGTATATGATCAATACTACAGTGACGCAACGTACCGCATATGACCTTACAAGAACTGATACTTTTCAGGATCAGCAGCTAGAAAATGGGCCGTTTCTCACGGATATTGATAGATTTGAGCCTTTGTCCATATTTACCTTTTTTAGTTCACAAAAATATGGTGTTTTCAACATCGACACGGAATGCAGCTTTGGCCACACGTTTTTAACAGGAAAATAACTATATTCGGGAAGTACTCTTTGAGGCAAACCTATGTACACATATGCTTATAAgcttttaataaaatgatttaaaACAGAATTGGTCGTCGAAAATTTCAAATTCGATTTAAGACCAGTAAAAAATGTCCCCTTTTTGgtgtacggagggagtagatatttTGTCATGTATCCCCTTCTGTACCGAGGATGATGCTATGTGGAGAGGGCCAAAATGAAGCTGAGCACACTACAATGTTTAGCTATTTTCCTACGAAGGATGTTATCCTCCTATAAGTGCAAATATGTAACCCTTATAAATACGCAAGGGtgtaagaagaaaaaaaaattctaATTTCCTGAAGCATTCGATGAAATTCTTATAGGTAGCAGTTATATTCTTGCAAAAATAACAATTTCTCTTTTTCTGTGGGTGCAATACCTGAAGAATTAGCGGCCATACCTATTTCTAAAATACATGTATTTCCAAATGACCGGAGTATATGATTTTGCGAAAACTGGTCAAGTCAACACTGCTTGCCTTAAATTTTGTAGCAGCAATGATAGTGGACGTacgtccttgatttttttttacaAGGATAATAGTTTCTTCTACCAAAAGATATGTGTAGGATATTTCACTACATAATTTCACCAAAAGGACTATGTAGGATACTTCACTACATAATTTAATTCTTTGAAGCGTTCTCGAGTAATCCCCCATCCAATGGGGCACACGAAATCTATGCTAATAAAAATATATGATGCTCAAGATAAATAAATAATATCCATATGTCTAATAAATACATTATTATCTACAAATATATTTCGATCATATGATAAGTGGCTATTCTGTTTTAGGTATATTGTATCCACAAGCAGCTAAGTGGTTCTTCGCCTCATGATTTATCAAACAACAAGTTGTGGTGATGAACGACTTCATTGTAGTAGTACAATTCGATGTAATCCAAGTATTGTGATGTTCTTGGAGCCACATTTTATATTCAAGACACTATGAACCAAGTTTTTGTTTGACCTGTTGGGTGAGACCCGATGGAGTCATCACTTATATCACCACAGTTCAGTGAGAAATTATGAAGCTAAAATATGGTTCATATCACCACAATGATATATTTTGGGTCAAATGTTGAAATATCATGGATATCTGGTTCAAATATAATGTACTCGCCTTAACTTGGAAATATTTACAGTTCAGTTTATCAACCCCATCATCACATTATCCACACCATTCTTCTGTTTCGATGGTTCCATGGTTCTTTGTCGTGCTGCCTAAGCTTTCAAAAAGGACATGCCAGTTGCGTTACTAGCAATTAAGAAAACTACAATGCTGATTGCCAAAAGGCACATTACCAAACATTCGTAGAGACACATCTGGACGTGTCCGGAGATAGATGGTCGCAGCGCCAGGCGTGGAGCAGCGAGGGCATTGACCTTGGGCTTAATTAGTGACTGAACCCTTCATTGGCTATAGGTACAACAAAATTATTTggcattgtactccctccgtctcggtgcgTTAGGCATCTTACGAAAATTAAATAATCTCAAAACACTAAGTCACATTATAGTACTAGTTGCATGCATATTAATTAGACCACATCTATTACTTCAAGGATCAATGCATGTAATTTACGCGGCACgttttttgaatttgaataagTCTTTTAATTAATAACACATTTTTAGTTGAGAAAGGAACAGTGTGATTGGCTTCCTCTGTAATTTAATTTCTTTTTCTACCCAATTTCTGAATGTCTAGGTTGAAGTGCACCTTCTAAAATGTCTAATGCatcaaaacggagggagtactacactGTAGATAGGCTGTTTGCCTATGGCGGGGCTTCAACCTAGCGTCGCTGCTGGCCGGCGGGCGCTTGTCATCTAACCATGCATGTTCATCAAATGTTTGCCCATTGTTCAAtaaagagagaggagagagatcagagggagaggaaaacgtggATTTGTGGTGGGTTCGAGGCTGAATTGGCGTGTCCGCAGCCTGTCCAGACTCCACCAAAGGCTCCCCTAGGTTTGATGCCGATTTATGAAAATTCGGAGGTCTAGACCGCCTGACCTACTATCCTCGAAAAAATTGGTAACCGCCATTGGATGATAATTTTTTTTGCTAATACTGCCGGTCCGGAGCCCGGACATTTGGAGGCAATTTCATGAGGAGGTGTCATTAGTATCtcgcaaaatggaaagaagggaGGCCCCATGATTACAAAGGAGATGTAGCCAATGCATGCGAAAATGTGTGGATCTACCCAAAAAAAAAAGTGTGGATCTGATCATGATACATATATATCACAGGCCTAGCTAACACAACTTGAACAAACTTTTTATTCCACGTACGTATACAAGTATGTATACATTTTTACAAATATGCGAATCATCTAGATACCATAACGTACGGGATACAATGATCGATGACTAGCTTAGTACATAGCGAGTGCAAGAAAGAAAACTAATATAAGCATGCAtgcaatgcatgcatgcacgggTGACGAGCCGACGACTACACATGCACATGCATGCACATATATAAGTATAACACATATGCATGATCGATCGATGTATCCATGGATTTAGCTGGGGCAGGTGAAGTCGGCGGGGCAGGTCTTGCCGCACTGGTTGAGGAGAAGCACGAGGTCGACGGGGACGTTGAGCTTGATGCCGAGAACGTTGGCCTTGATGGCGGTGCAGAGGCACACGGCGGCGTCTAGGTCGGCGAGGCCGCTGAGAAGCGGGCAGCACTGCTCGTTCGTCGGCACGCCGAGCTTGAGCTTCAGCAGGTTCAGTACGTTGGCGCACGCGCTCAGCTTCAACGTGTTGATGGAGCAggttccgccgccgccaccggtcGTCGGCGGGGTTGTTGGTACTGGGACCGCCGGTGGGGGCACGGCGATCGGTGGGGTTGGTACTGGGACGGCCGGCGGGGGCACGGCGATCGGCGGCGTTGGGACTGGAACGGACGGAGTGTTGCCGCACGACCCGCAACCGTGCGAGGATCCCACGAGGACCAGGCTCAGGGCGAGGAAGAGGGCGAGCTTGGAGGGCGCCATTGCTATGAAGCTAGTAGCTACCTAGAGTGTACTGGCTCGTAGCTGAGCTAGGTCTATCGGCTTTGTTAGCTTGGGATGCTTTTTCTGGGGTTGCTTGGGGTGGTATTTATAGGCCGGGGTGCAGCGCACAAGTGCAACTGCATCGTTCATGTCATGATCATTTGACTCTTGCCGCAATTTGCAAAATCAGAATATGCGCAACCACCACTAGTAGTACACAGTTGTAGGATGGTACGTGTCTAGTGTCTGCCATTACTGGAGCTTAACTCGTTTGCTAACGAACAGAATCACGGTAGCTTTTCCTCAAAAAAATTGACACTAAAATATAGTCTGAACAACCCTAATATATAGTAAAGATAAGCAATACTATACATGACTGACAATTGGTATATATCAGTCAGCGCTTCGAGCTGGCCTAAC includes:
- the LOC123449971 gene encoding cortical cell-delineating protein-like; this translates as MAPSKLALFLALSLVLVGSSHGCGSCGNTPSVPVPTPPIAVPPPAVPVPTPPIAVPPPAVPVPTTPPTTGGGGGTCSINTLKLSACANVLNLLKLKLGVPTNEQCCPLLSGLADLDAAVCLCTAIKANVLGIKLNVPVDLVLLLNQCGKTCPADFTCPS